One window of Athalia rosae chromosome 4, iyAthRosa1.1, whole genome shotgun sequence genomic DNA carries:
- the LOC125500768 gene encoding uncharacterized protein LOC125500768, with product MQRYDRIPSIRTANPRFSRGPWSLNLSPASVCGDGYLVVSHLRFDSSFMYRIPGGASRNDIRGPMRWSPVRHVTAPYQRRRRRRREKRNETKMSNERRGSRTTRHRPSESGFQSVTTAANSSQFSFNFQPRRAGVIHGIVQFVHRYPEMLPP from the exons ATGCAGCGTTACGACCGAATCCCTTCCATACGTACCGCGAACCCTCGGTTCAGCCGAGGCCCTTGGTCTCTGAATTTATCTCCTGCGTCGGTGTGCGGAGATGGTTATTTGGTAGTTAGCCACCTCCGCTTCGACTCCTCCTTCATGTACCGTATCCCAGGGGGTGCATCTCGAAACGATATTCGAGGCCCTATGCGGTGGTCACCTGTCCGTCACGTAACCGCGCCGtaccaaagaagaagaagaagaagaagagagaaacgaaacgaaacgaagatgTCCAACGAAAGAAGAGGATCGCGAACCACGCGACACCGACCCTCGGAGAGCG GCTTTCAATCAGTCACTACGGCGGCTAATTCGTCGCAGTTCTCattcaacttccaaccacGAAGGGCAGGAGTTATACATGGCATCGTACAATTCGTTCAcag GTATCCGGAGATGCTGCCGCCGTAG